From Mytilus edulis chromosome 8, xbMytEdul2.2, whole genome shotgun sequence, one genomic window encodes:
- the LOC139483962 gene encoding uncharacterized protein produces the protein MDPSHVEQQEEIQPPEGNVPDLELLQNPSNTTHLDENPETRRVRDLTEKGKGAYTEKRNKFCEELEALWSDITTQLLEITTPPNELQQVLTIQDNLVKACTNYRRLTDEYLDFLKRTRTLDSQKDIDACNLTLDLRLSKVELAMESLHEHRLALTKAKSTKTRTSGSKGKKTSHSGSSNVSGMSSLARRKRAKAEAAKSKIAFVEQHSLILQQEAMLEEQALFRQSEMEQEAARKKSEMDQEAARKRAIFEQEAAHKKSEMDQEAARKRAIIEQEATLKKAEMEQEAARSNAKMEHEAEQEAIRRKTQIKQEAARVSREKVELKAKLNLLEARREAAAAEAEARILEYDDSQAFSDLPDEKEDPLQRVQDFVNKLPVSTSVKEVTGPQRKKQIPVKIELSHEAPAFVPSVALNLLSQTSAVLPSDTKSPEVTLIPDLGLVTGIQKLGLSDESPTEHQKQGVKEVIPVLRTKQDFIEEIPVSHQKQGVIEEIPVAHQQQINLTSEITRFLLRKDLLFSRLTSFNDRAESFHTWKASFKNVTDELQVSDSEQIDLLIKWLGPESAKHAISIRASNANNPTIGIQRLWKRLDERYGAPEMLEASLMNKLAKFPTLTNKDNARLYELSDILSEIEYHKENPKLGCLLAYFDSSSGINPIVEKLPYGLQEKWTTRATRYKSKYEVAFPPFTEFSAFIREISKTKNDPGFIFGSKATPNAKGAAPRSTPYPKTKVGAHKTAVEQQSGDASKQGLCILHKTKHSLNECRAFRAKSIEERKGLLKENNVCYKCCDSTTHRSRECNARISCKECGSKQHTTALHITRPQQPASSQSSSPKQPYGGEPIESAETKATSVNSICTEICKDTYSGKSCAKILPVNVYHKDNQYKVIRMYVIIDDQSNRSLASPEFFNLFDVKDKPENYTLSTCSGKVVTCGKRGRGFIMESINGNGKFDLPVLIECDHIPNNRDEIPTPEVTMYHPHLKELRDSIPPIEENCQILLLIGRDLIEAHHVLDQRIGPPRTPYAQQLKLGWVVIGETCINKQHVPFELNVKITNILPTGQPSTFQPCTSKFDIRENYTDPVTKDLQSPLFEKTRDDDKPGQSYEDKMFMKQMDNEFVRDSDGSWVAPLPFRVPRQPLPSNRQQALHRANMLDTSLNRNPVKREHFLTFMSKILDNNHAELAPPLHEHEECWYLPLFGVYHPKKPDQIRGVFDSSAKCNGVPLNSVLLTGPDLTNDLLGVLLRFRKEMVAVTADVQHMFHCFVVRKDHRNYLRFLWHKDNDLQENLVEYRMRVHVFGNSPSPAVATLGLRKAAQASEQEFGSHVTSFVTRDFYVDDGLTSCPTKEEAVKLMKDTQQALAKYGNLRLHKFASNCAEVMSAFHASDLASNLKDLDLECDSKPLQRSLGLSWDVNTDNFLFQLSSENKPITRRGILSTINSLYDPLGFLAPVIIQGKLLLRKIVSETVDWDQPLTDETADEWKSWRDTLIAIETLRIPRTYVPYLSKTTTKELHVFSDASEKAIAAVAYLRTTDSSGEPNIGFILGKAKVAPTSGHTIPRLELSAAVLAVEITQTIMDNLDLHIDTVKFYTDSKVVLGYISNETRRFFIYVANRVEKIRKFSSPSQWNYVSTNRNPADSGTRSVPAHAIHSSEWLLGPKQLLSSEQKNSEDIYQLIEPEEDGEIRATVNVAKTFSTPEHKGIGTDRFNRFSNWTSLVRAIAFLERFSRLHGSKQTAPVTSLEGFSNAENFILISAQYEVYGDEIDCIKRQEQIHKRSPIANLNPFLDERGLLRVGGRIAKSDLNLREKKPLIVPGRHHIATLLVRHYHNKIKHQGRHFTDGAIRSAGFWIVGAKRLISTIIHKCVTCRKLRGKTEYQIMSDLPEDRLEPSPPFTNVGIDTFGPWTIVSRKTRGGYANSKRWAILFTCLVTRAIHIELIEEMSSSAFINAVRRFTAIRGQVKIFRSDRGTNFIGAIDDLKIDSINVEDGPFKNFLYNSGTTWIFNPPHSSHMGGAWERMIGITRRILDSMLLNAAGRSLTHDVLNTLMAEVSAIVNSRPLVPVSTDPENPLILTPAMLLTQKTDYIFTSDHLGEFDKRDLCLDEWRRVQALASVFWSRWRKEYLPLLQQRRKWTEDRRDLIEGDVILLKDKNICRTQWPVGIIVNSFKSSDEHVRKAEVRVIVNGKATTYTRPIVDMILLIENTPV, from the coding sequence ATGGATCCCAGTCATGTGGAACAACAAGAAGAGATACAGCCCCCAGAGGGAAATGTCCCAGATCTAGAACTATTACAAAATCCGTCTAATACCACACATTTAGATGAAAATCCCGAGACTAGGCGAGTACGGGATCTTACCGAAAAAGGTAAAGGAGCCTACACAGAAAAACGTAACAAGTTCTGTGAGGAACTAGAGGCCCTTTGGTCAGATATAACAACCCAGTTATTGGAAATCACCACACCTCCCAATGAACTTCAGCAAGTCTTAACAATTCAGGACAATCTTGTAAAAGCCTGTACAAACTATCGTAGGCTCACAGACGAATATCTGGACTTCCTAAAAAGGACCAGAACGTTGGACAGTCAAAAAGACATAGACGCATGTAACCTCACATTGGATCTTCGTCTGTCCAAAGTGGAACTGGCCATGGAATCTCTACACGAGCATCGCCTTGCCCTTACTAAGGCTAAATCAACTAAAACAAGGACCTCAGGCTCAAAGGGTAAGAAAACCTCACACAGCGGTAGCTCTAACGTGTCAGGCATGTCAAGTCTAGCACGGAGGAAGCGTGCCAAAGCAGAGGCCGCTAAATCAAAAATAGCCTTTGTTGAACAACATTCACTTATCCTACAACAAGAGGCAATGTTAGAGGAACAAGCCCTGTTCAGACAAtctgaaatggaacaggaagcgGCACGCAAAAAGTCTGAGATGGACCAGGAAGCTGCACGCAAAAGAGCTATATTTGAACAAGAAGCAGCACACAAAAAGTCTGAGATGGACCAGGAAGCTGCACGCAAAAGAGCTATAATTGAACAGGAAGCCACACTTAAAAAGGCCGAAATGGAACAAGAAGCCGCACGTTCAAATGCTAAAATGGAACATGAGGCAGAACAAGAGGCCATACGCAGAAAAACACAAATCAAACAAGAGGCTGCACGTGTAAGCCGTGAAAAAGTCGAGCTGAAGGCCAAGTTAAACCTTCTAGAAGCACGCAGAGAGgctgcagccgcagaagccgaggctcgtatCCTGGAATACGATGACAGTCAAGCGTTTAGCGATCTCCCTGACGAAAAGGAAGACCCGCTTcagcgtgtgcaagatttcgtcaataaacttcctgtatcaacctctgtaaaggaagtaacaggacctcaaaggaaaaaacaaattcctgttaaAATTGAGTTGAGTCAcgaagcaccagcgttcgtgccatccgtggcattgaacttgctgtcacagacatctgctgtcttgccttccgatactaagtcaccggaagttaccttaatcccagatctgggattagtAACCGGCATACAAAAACTAGGCCTTTCAGATGAGAGCCCTACTGAACACCAAAAACAGGGTGTTAAAGAAGTGATCCCTGTCTTACGCACAAAACAAGACtttatagaagagatccctgtttcacaccaaaaacaaggcgtaatagaagagatccctgttgcaCACCAGCAACAAATCAACCTCACATCGGAGATAACTAGATTCCTGTTACGTAAGGACCTGCTTTTCTCCCGGTTAACAAGCTTTAACGATCGGGCAGAATCCTTCCATACTTGGAAAGCAAGCTTCAAGAACGTGACTGATGAGTTACAAGTCTCTGACTCAGAACAGATCGATTTACTGATCAAGTGGCTCGGTCCAGAGTCCGCTAAACATGCCATTAGCATAAGAGCGTCGAACGCCAATAATCCTACCATAGGTATACAGAGATTATGGAAGAGGCTTGACGAGCGgtatggtgctccagaaatgttggaagcctctcTCATGAATAAACTTGCCAAATTCCCAACCTTAACGAATAAGGACAACGCACGTCTCTACGAACTGTCTGACATTCTATCTGAAATAGAATAtcacaaggaaaatcccaagctgggatgtttgcTAGCATATTTTGACTCCTCGTCCGGGATAAATCctattgttgaaaaattaccgTACGGACTCCAAGAAAAGTGGACCACAAGGGCTACAAGATACAAGTCCAAATATGAAGTTGCCTTTCCACCTTTCACAGAATTCTCTGCCTTCATCAGGGAAATAAGCAAAACAAAGAACGATCCTGGGTTCATCTTTGGGTCAAAAGCCACACCAAATGCAAAAGGTGCTGCGCCAAGGTCTACGCCTTACCCTAAGACTAAAGTTGGTGCTCATAAAACAGCAGTTGAGCAGCAATCTGGAGACGCCAGCAAACAAGGTCTTTGTATTCTTCACAAAACAAAGCATTCCTTAAATGAATGTCGAGCGTTCCGAGCCAAGTCAATAGAGGAGCGCAAAggtcttttaaaagaaaacaatgtatgtTACAAGTGTTGTGATTCGACCACACATAGGAGCCGGGAATGCAATGCACGCATAAGTTGTAAAGAATGTGGAAGTAAACAACACACTACCGCActtcacatcactagaccacaGCAACCTGCAAGTTCACAGTCTAGCTCGCCTAAGCAACCCTACGGCGGGGAGCCTATAGAATCGGCTGAAACTAAGGCAACCTCAGTTAACTCTATCTGTACTGAGATCTGCAAAGATACATATAGCGGAAAATCGTGTGCTAAAATACTTCCTGTGAATGTTTATCACAAAGATAACCAGTACAAAGTTATTCGCATGTACGTCATCATTGATGACCAGAGCAACCGGTCACTAGCATCGCCCGAATTCTTTAATCTTTTCGACGTCAAAGATAAACCGGAGAACTATACTTTATCAACGTGCTCCGGCAAAGTAGTCACTTGCGGGAAAAGAGGAAGAGGTTTCATCATGGAATCAATCAATGGTAATGGCAAGTTTGACCTTCCTGTACTGATTGAATGTGATCATATTCCAAATAATAGGGACGAAATACCTACTCCTGAAGTAACAATGTATCACCCTCATTTAAAAGAACTTAGGGATAGCATTCCACCTATAGAGGAAAATTGCCAAATTCTTCTCTTAATTGGCAGagaccttatagaggcacaccaTGTCCTCGACCAGCGCATAGGACCACCCAGAACTCCATATGCACAACAATTGAAACTTGGTTGGGTAGTGATAGGAGAAACCTGCATTAACAAGCAGCATGTTCCTTTTGagttaaatgttaaaataacCAACATTTTACCTACAGGACAACCTTCAACCTTTCAACCATGCACAAGCAAGTTTGACATCCGGGAAAATTACACAGACCCTGTAACGAAAGATTTACAATCGCCACTCTTTGAAAAAACAAGGGACGATGATAAGCCTGGACAGTCATATGAGGACAAAATGTTCATGAAGCAGATGGACAACGAATTTGTGAGAGACTCGGATGGAAGTTGGGTAGCACCGTTGCCGTTCCGAGTGCCAAGACAGCCATTGCCAAGCAACAGACAACAAGCTCTTCATCGTGCTAATATGTTAGACAccagtctgaatagaaacccagTTAAGCGGGAACACTTTCTTACATTTATGAGTAAGATCCTAGACAATAATCATGCAGAGCTCGCTCCACCATTGCATGAACATGAGGAGTGCTGGTATTTGCCATTGTTTGGTGTTTACCATCCGAAGAAACCCGATCAGATAAGAGGTGTGTTTGATTCTTCCGCCAAATGTAACGGAGTTCCACTTAACAGCGTCCTGCTTACAGGTCCAGACTTGACCAATGATCTCTTGGGAGTACTGCTGCGTTTCAGGAAAGAAATGGTCGCAGTAACTGCAGACGTTCAACATATGTTTCACTGCTTTGTTGTCAGAAAAGACCACCGAAATTACCTGAGATTTTTATGGCATAAAGACAATGACCTACAGGAGAACCTTGTCGAATACCGCATGAGAGTTCATGTTTTCGGAAATAGTCCGTCACCTGCCGTGGCTACGCTTGGACTCCGAAAAGCAGCTCAAGCATCAGAACAAGAGTTTGGCAGTCACGTGACTAGCTTTGTTACGAGAGACTTTTATGTCGACGACGGTCTAACGTCATGTCCTACTAAAGAGGAAGCTGTTAAGCTCATGAAGGACACACAGCAAGCATTAGCAAAATATGGAAACTTACGTCTTCACAAGTTTGCCTCTAATTGTGCGGAAGTTATGTCTGCATTTCATGCCAGTGATTTGGCTTCAAATCTTAAAGATCTAGACTTAGAATGCGACAGCAAACCCCTACAACGTAGTCTTGGTCTCAGCTGGGACGTAAACACTGATAACTTCTTATTTCAATTATCATCAGAAAATAAACCGATCACTCGGAGAGGAATTTTATCAACGATAAACAGTCTCTACGATCCTCTGGGATTTTTGGCTCCAGTGATTATACAAGGGAAACTCCTATTAAGGAAAATAGTATCAGAAACCGTCGATTGGGACCAACCTCTCACTGATGAGACAGCAGATGAGTGGAAATCTTGGAGAGATACTCTAATTGCTATCGAAACATTGCGCATTCCACGTACCTACGTGCCGTATCTCAGCAAAACCACCACAAAGGAGTTACATGTTTTCTCTGATGCATCAGAAAAAGCCATAGCAGCTGTTGCATATCTACGCACGACCGACAGTAGTGGTGAACCAAACATAGGATTCATTCTTGGGAAAGCTAAAGTTGCACCAACAAGTGGTCATACTATTCCACGCCTTGAACTATCTGCTGCAGTATTAGCAGTCGAGATAACACAGACCATCATGGATAATTTAGATTTACATATAGACACCGTAAAATTCTACACAGACAGTAAAGTAGTCCTAGGTTACATCAGTAACGAGACAAGAAGGTTCTTCATCTATGTCGCCAATCGAGtagagaaaataagaaaatttagctCTCCAAGTCAATGGAATTATGTATCAACTAACCGTAATCCCGCAGACTCGGGAACAAGGTCCGTACCAGCCCATGCAATTCACAGCAGCGAATGGTTACTGGGACCAAAACAACTTCTTTCCTCAGAACAGAAAAATTCTGAAGACATATACCAGCTAATAGAACCAGAAGAAGATGGAGAAATCCGTGCAACTGTTAATGTTGCAAAAACATTTTCCACACCTGAGCATAAGGGTATCGGAACTGATAGATTCAATCGATTCTCAAACTGGACATCACTTGTGCGAGCGATAGCCTTTTTGGAACGTTTCTCCCGTTTACACGGGTCAAAACAGACAGCACCAGTGACTTCTCTGGAAGGCTTTTCGAATGCCGAAAATTTCATCTTAATATCTGCTCAATATGAAGTTTACGGAGATGAAATAGATTGCATTAAACGTCAGGAACAAATTCATAAGCGGAGTCCGATAGCTAACCTCAATCCGTTTTTGGACGAACGAGGACTATTACGAGTAGGAGGCCGTATCGCCAAATCTGACTTAAACCTCCGTGAAAAGAAACCATTGATCGTCCCTGGACGCCATCATATAGCGACATTATTAGTTCGCCACTACCACAACAAGATAAAACATCAAGGTCGCCATTTCACAGATGGGGCGATTCGATCCGCAGGATTTTGGATCGTAGGAGCAAAACGCTTGATCTCAACTATTATTCACAAATGTGTGACATGCCGCAAACTCAGAGGAAAAACCGAGTATCAAATCATGTCTGATTTGCCAGAGGACCGTCTTGAACCTTCACCTCCGTTTACTAACGTTGGAATAGACACCTTTGGACCCTGGACAATTGTTTCACGTAAAACACGTGGTGGATACGCCAACTCAAAGCGTTGGGCAATTTTATTCACATGCTTAGTGACAAGAGCTATTCACATCGAATTAATCGAGGAAATGAGTTCTTCAGCCTTCATAAACGCTGTCAGGAGATTCACCGCTATAAGAGGCCAAGTTAAGATTTTCCGATCTGACCGTGGAACGAACTTTATCGGCGCAATCGACGATTTAAAGATTGACTCAATCAACGTTGAAGATGGACCCTTCAAGAACTTTCTGTACAATTCTGGTACAACTTGGATCTTCAATCCGCCGCATTCGTCCCACATGGGTGGAGCCTGGGAAAGAATGATTGGTATCACCAGGAGAATTCTTGATTCTATGCTTCTTAACGCAGCCGGAAGAAGCCTAACACATGACGTGCTCAACACACTAATGGCAGAAGTTTCAGCAATAGTGAACTCTAGACCTCTGGTACCGGTATCAACAGATCCAGAGAATCCGTTAATATTAACTCCGGCTATGTTATTGACGCAGAAAACCGACTACATTTTCACTTCAGACCATCTTGGGGAATTCGACAAACGAGATCTCTGTCTTGACGAATGGAGACGAGTACAGGCTCTAGCCAGTGTTTTCTGGTCCCGTTGGAGGAAGGAGTACCTGCCGTTACTACAACAACGACGAAAATGGACCGAAGATCGCCGTGATCTCATCGAAGGAGACGTCATTCTTCTAAAGGACAAAAACATTTGCCGTACCCAATGGCCCGTTGGAATTATAGTGAACTCATTTAAAAGTTCAGACGAACATGTCCGAAAAGCAGAAGTGCGAGTAATCGTTAATGGAAAAGCCACAACCTACACACGCCCTATCGTGGACATGATTCTTCTCATAGAGAACACACCTGtgtaa